Proteins co-encoded in one Nonomuraea helvata genomic window:
- a CDS encoding acyl-CoA dehydrogenase family protein codes for MSFPLYAPAEEHDMLRETVRALADEKIAPHAAEADETEEFPWDVYKALVSSDLHAVHIPEQYGGAGADALATVIVIEEVARACASSSLIPAVNKLGTVPLLLSASEDLKSRYLPAVASGEAMFSYALSEPEAGSDAASMKTKAVRDGDDYVLNGTKMWITNAGVSEYYTVMAVTDPSAGAKGISAFVVEKSDEGVSFGPKEKKLGIKGSPTRQVILDDVRIPADRMIGEPGTGFKTALATLDHTRVTIAAQALGIAQGALDYAIGYVKERKQFGRPVADFQGLQFMIADMAMKLEAARQLTYHAAAKSERAMHGEPQKDLTFLSSAAKCAASDAAMEITTDAVQLLGGYGYTKDFPVERMMRDAKITQIYEGTNQIQRMVMARQLLK; via the coding sequence ATGAGCTTCCCTCTATACGCGCCCGCCGAAGAGCACGACATGCTCAGGGAGACGGTCCGGGCCCTGGCCGACGAGAAGATCGCCCCGCACGCCGCCGAGGCCGACGAGACCGAGGAGTTCCCCTGGGACGTCTACAAGGCGCTCGTGTCGTCGGACCTGCACGCCGTACACATTCCCGAGCAGTACGGGGGCGCGGGGGCGGACGCTCTGGCCACCGTCATCGTGATCGAGGAGGTGGCCCGCGCCTGCGCCTCCTCGTCTCTGATCCCCGCCGTGAACAAGCTCGGCACCGTCCCCCTCCTCCTTTCGGCCTCGGAGGACCTGAAGTCCCGCTATCTGCCCGCGGTGGCGAGCGGCGAGGCCATGTTCTCGTACGCCCTCTCGGAGCCGGAGGCGGGCTCGGACGCGGCGTCCATGAAGACGAAGGCCGTGCGGGACGGCGACGACTACGTGCTCAACGGCACCAAGATGTGGATCACCAACGCCGGGGTCTCGGAGTACTACACGGTCATGGCCGTGACGGATCCGTCGGCGGGCGCCAAGGGCATCTCGGCCTTCGTCGTCGAGAAGTCGGACGAGGGCGTCTCCTTCGGCCCCAAGGAGAAGAAGCTCGGCATCAAGGGCTCACCCACCCGCCAGGTGATCCTGGACGATGTCCGGATCCCGGCCGACCGCATGATCGGCGAGCCAGGCACCGGCTTCAAGACCGCCCTGGCCACCTTGGACCACACCCGCGTCACCATCGCCGCCCAGGCCCTGGGAATCGCACAGGGCGCCCTGGACTACGCGATCGGCTACGTCAAGGAACGCAAGCAGTTCGGCCGCCCGGTGGCGGACTTCCAGGGGCTGCAGTTCATGATCGCCGACATGGCCATGAAGCTCGAGGCGGCCAGGCAGCTCACGTACCATGCGGCGGCGAAGTCGGAGCGGGCGATGCACGGGGAGCCGCAGAAGGATCTGACCTTCCTGTCCAGCGCCGCGAAGTGCGCCGCCTCGGACGCGGCCATGGAGATCACCACGGATGCGGTGCAACTGCTGGGTGGTTACGGTTACACGAAGGACTTCCCGGTGGAGCGCATGATGCGCGACGCCAAGATCACCCAGATCTACGAGGGGACGAACCAGATCCAGCGCATGGTGATGGCCCGTCAGTTGCTCAAGTAG
- a CDS encoding UDP-glucose/GDP-mannose dehydrogenase family protein has translation MPYRLTVIGTGYLGITHAACMADLGFEVLGLDVDEDKIARLNQGELPIHEPGLEPVLRRGLESGRLRFTTSYEEVAAFGDVHFVCVGTPQKRGEYAADVTYVDSAIEALAPLLDRECLVVGKSTVPVGTAERLADKLARLAPAGAEAELAWNPEFLREGFAVEDTLHPDRLVLGVRTERAEKVLREVYEPMGDVPFVVTDLATSELVKTAANAFLATKISFINAMAEVCEAAHADVKQLSEALSYDDRIGGRYLSAGLGFGGGCLPKDIRAFMARAGELGADQALTFLREVDAINMRRRARMVDLARELAGGSFHGCTVGVLGAAFKPNSDDIRDSPALDVAVTIGHQGGQVTVYDPIALGNARKAHPELNYGESALEAVRGAHVVLLLTEWQEFVELDPEELGSVVATRRIVDGRNALNAETWRSAGWHYRALGRP, from the coding sequence GTGCCATATCGCCTCACGGTGATCGGGACCGGATACCTGGGGATCACCCATGCGGCGTGCATGGCTGATCTTGGATTCGAGGTCCTTGGCCTTGACGTAGACGAAGACAAGATCGCCAGACTGAACCAAGGTGAGCTTCCGATCCACGAGCCGGGGCTCGAACCGGTGCTCCGCCGCGGCCTCGAATCCGGCCGCCTCCGCTTCACCACCTCCTACGAGGAGGTCGCCGCCTTCGGCGACGTGCACTTCGTCTGCGTGGGCACGCCGCAGAAACGCGGCGAGTACGCCGCGGACGTCACCTACGTGGACAGCGCCATCGAGGCCCTCGCCCCGCTCCTCGACCGGGAGTGCCTGGTCGTCGGCAAGTCCACCGTGCCCGTCGGCACGGCCGAGCGGCTCGCGGACAAGCTCGCCCGCCTCGCGCCCGCCGGAGCGGAGGCCGAGCTGGCGTGGAACCCCGAGTTCCTGCGTGAGGGGTTCGCGGTCGAGGACACCTTGCACCCGGACCGCCTCGTGCTCGGTGTACGCACCGAACGAGCAGAGAAGGTGCTGCGCGAGGTCTACGAGCCGATGGGCGACGTTCCGTTCGTGGTGACCGATCTCGCCACCTCCGAGCTGGTCAAGACGGCCGCCAACGCCTTCCTCGCCACCAAGATCTCCTTCATCAACGCCATGGCCGAGGTCTGCGAGGCCGCTCACGCCGACGTCAAGCAGCTCTCCGAGGCCCTGTCGTACGACGACAGGATCGGCGGACGCTACCTGAGCGCCGGGCTCGGGTTCGGCGGCGGCTGCCTGCCCAAGGACATCAGGGCCTTCATGGCACGGGCCGGTGAGCTGGGCGCGGACCAGGCGCTGACGTTCCTGCGCGAGGTGGACGCCATCAACATGCGCCGCCGCGCCCGCATGGTCGACCTGGCCAGGGAGCTGGCCGGGGGCTCGTTCCACGGGTGCACCGTGGGCGTGCTGGGCGCCGCGTTCAAGCCCAACTCGGACGACATTCGCGACTCCCCCGCACTGGACGTCGCCGTGACCATCGGCCACCAGGGCGGACAGGTCACCGTGTACGACCCGATCGCGCTCGGGAACGCCCGTAAGGCTCATCCCGAGCTGAACTACGGCGAGTCGGCCCTTGAGGCGGTCCGCGGGGCACACGTCGTGCTGCTGCTGACGGAGTGGCAGGAGTTCGTGGAGCTCGACCCGGAGGAGCTGGGCTCGGTGGTCGCGACCCGGCGCATCGTGGACGGACGCAACGCCCTGAACGCCGAGACGTGGCGGTCCGCCGGATGGCACTACCGCGCCCTGGGCCGCCCGTAG
- the purE gene encoding 5-(carboxyamino)imidazole ribonucleotide mutase, which yields MSVGIVMGSDSDWPVMKAAAEAVAEFGVPFEADVVSAHRMPAEMIEYGRSAASRGLQVIIAGAGGAAHLPGMLASVTPLPVIGVPVPLKYLDGMDSLLSIVQMPAGVPVATVAVGGARNAGLLAVRILAASDAKLRERMEEFQARLKEQAYAKGEKLRAEAAELRG from the coding sequence ATGAGCGTGGGCATCGTGATGGGCAGCGACTCCGACTGGCCGGTCATGAAGGCCGCCGCGGAGGCCGTCGCGGAGTTCGGCGTGCCCTTCGAGGCGGACGTGGTCTCGGCGCACCGCATGCCCGCCGAGATGATCGAGTACGGCCGCAGCGCCGCGTCCCGCGGCCTCCAGGTGATCATCGCCGGCGCCGGAGGGGCCGCGCACCTGCCCGGGATGCTGGCCTCCGTCACGCCGTTGCCGGTGATCGGGGTGCCGGTGCCGCTGAAGTACCTCGACGGGATGGACTCCCTGCTGTCGATCGTCCAGATGCCCGCCGGGGTGCCGGTGGCCACGGTGGCGGTGGGCGGCGCTCGCAACGCGGGGCTCCTGGCCGTACGCATTCTCGCCGCGTCGGACGCGAAGCTGCGGGAGCGCATGGAGGAGTTCCAGGCCCGGCTGAAGGAGCAGGCGTACGCCAAGGGCGAGAAGCTCCGCGCGGAGGCCGCCGAGCTGCGGGGCTAG
- a CDS encoding 5-(carboxyamino)imidazole ribonucleotide synthase — protein MSSYSPIGPVVGIVGAGQLARMSQPPAIALGVELRVLANTPEESAARVIVDTRIGDYRDLDDLREFAKGCAAITFDHEHVPTEHIRALADAGHAVHPGADALVHAQDKAVMRERLSAVGVPCPAWARVSSAEEAERFAGEHGWPVVLKSVRGGYDGRGVWVCRSPEEVAEAFATGVELLAEAFVPFERELAVLVARSPHGQGVSYPVVETVQQDGICVEVIAPAPRLDPEEAAQAQRIGLKIAHELGVTGLLAVELFDTPNGLVVNELAMRPHNSGHWTIEGSTTSQFEQHLRAVLDLPLGSPKMTAQVVVMANLLGGEEPDLFKRYEHVLAHDPGIKLHFYGKEVRPGRKIGHVTALGSNLEEVRARARHAAVYLTTGEYT, from the coding sequence GTGAGTTCCTACAGCCCCATCGGACCGGTCGTCGGCATCGTCGGCGCGGGTCAGCTGGCCAGGATGTCGCAGCCACCGGCCATCGCGCTGGGTGTCGAGCTGCGAGTGCTGGCCAACACCCCTGAGGAGAGCGCCGCACGGGTGATCGTCGACACGCGCATCGGAGACTACCGCGATCTCGACGATCTACGCGAATTCGCCAAGGGCTGCGCCGCGATCACGTTCGACCACGAACACGTCCCGACCGAGCACATCCGGGCTCTGGCCGACGCCGGCCACGCGGTGCACCCCGGCGCCGACGCGCTCGTGCACGCCCAGGACAAGGCGGTCATGCGCGAGCGGCTCAGCGCGGTCGGCGTGCCCTGCCCGGCCTGGGCACGCGTGTCGTCGGCCGAGGAGGCCGAGCGCTTCGCGGGCGAGCACGGCTGGCCCGTGGTGCTGAAGTCGGTGCGCGGCGGCTACGACGGCCGCGGCGTGTGGGTGTGCCGGTCCCCGGAGGAGGTCGCGGAGGCGTTCGCGACCGGGGTCGAGCTGCTCGCCGAGGCGTTCGTGCCGTTCGAGCGGGAGCTCGCGGTGCTGGTGGCCCGCTCGCCGCACGGGCAGGGCGTCAGCTACCCGGTCGTGGAGACCGTCCAGCAGGACGGCATCTGCGTGGAGGTCATCGCGCCCGCTCCCCGGCTGGACCCCGAGGAGGCGGCGCAGGCGCAGCGCATCGGCCTGAAGATCGCCCACGAGCTGGGTGTGACCGGGCTGCTCGCGGTGGAGCTGTTCGACACCCCTAACGGGCTCGTGGTCAACGAGCTGGCCATGCGCCCGCACAACAGCGGCCACTGGACGATCGAGGGCTCGACGACGTCGCAGTTCGAGCAGCATCTGAGGGCGGTGCTGGACCTGCCGCTCGGTTCGCCCAAGATGACCGCCCAGGTCGTCGTCATGGCCAACCTGCTCGGGGGCGAGGAGCCCGACCTGTTCAAGCGCTATGAGCACGTGCTGGCCCACGATCCGGGCATCAAGCTGCACTTCTACGGCAAGGAGGTGCGCCCCGGCCGCAAGATCGGCCACGTGACGGCCCTCGGCTCCAACCTCGAAGAGGTCCGCGCCCGCGCCCGCCACGCCGCCGTCTACCTCACCACCGGGGAGTACACATGA
- a CDS encoding GtrA family protein, with the protein MNFVGRLYERFASLVYELAKFGSIGAIAFLIDFGLLNLCNVVLDWGPLTSKVVATTVSTTFAYLGNRYWTFRHREQNGLGREYFLFFLLNGIALLFGMLAIGFTTYTLGLDDPLSFNIANIVGVGLGTLFRYWSYKKWVFLEATEPIPVELPEAGVKQDR; encoded by the coding sequence GTGAATTTCGTTGGACGCCTCTATGAGCGGTTCGCCTCGCTGGTCTACGAGCTCGCCAAGTTCGGCAGCATCGGGGCCATCGCCTTCCTGATCGACTTCGGCCTGCTCAACCTCTGCAACGTCGTGCTGGACTGGGGCCCGCTGACGTCGAAGGTCGTGGCGACGACGGTCTCCACGACGTTCGCCTACCTCGGCAACCGCTACTGGACCTTCCGGCACCGCGAGCAGAACGGGCTGGGGCGCGAATACTTCCTGTTCTTCCTGCTCAACGGCATCGCACTGCTGTTCGGCATGCTGGCGATCGGCTTCACCACCTACACGCTGGGCCTGGACGACCCGCTCAGCTTCAACATCGCCAACATCGTGGGCGTCGGGCTCGGCACGCTCTTCCGTTACTGGTCGTACAAGAAGTGGGTGTTCCTGGAGGCCACCGAGCCGATCCCGGTGGAGCTGCCCGAGGCCGGGGTCAAGCAGGACCGCTGA
- a CDS encoding ATP-binding protein, which produces MRRRLLSSTLLVAVIAVLLLGVPLGVVVSRLIVDEAAQELGAEAKRLVGEVEYARVQETPLDPQQLEQKYPGRYIQIWERGTPLRVTVVGTAPPSGHLMTEDAQTNTGVYVRISRDRDKVEQDVRARLMLIVALAGAALAVAVSLAVVQSRRLTLPLQDLAKIAERLGSGDARPSKHRYGIPELDRVAQVLDRSATRISDLLTREREFATDASHQLRTPLTGLTMRLEEIVSAANEPEVVREEGEAAIVQAERLTAVIDELLAAARRQRHAQAEPIAVDEVLIQQVREWEPVFRDAGRILRLEGGRGLKAMATTGGFGQVIASLLENSLRHGGGAVTVTVTSGDNYVVIEVADEGPGIADEIAPKIFERNVSGGGGTGLGLTLARALAAADGGRLELIRRRPATFAIFLRPAEDDGSRNRVVSGPA; this is translated from the coding sequence ATGCGCCGCCGACTGCTCTCCTCCACGCTGCTGGTCGCGGTCATCGCGGTCCTGCTGCTGGGGGTCCCCCTGGGCGTCGTCGTCAGCCGCCTCATCGTCGACGAGGCGGCTCAGGAGCTCGGGGCGGAGGCCAAGCGCCTCGTGGGAGAGGTCGAGTATGCCCGTGTTCAGGAGACACCACTCGACCCTCAGCAGCTGGAACAGAAATATCCGGGCCGGTACATACAGATATGGGAGCGCGGAACCCCCCTCCGGGTGACCGTGGTCGGCACCGCTCCGCCGTCCGGTCACCTCATGACAGAGGACGCGCAGACCAACACCGGCGTCTACGTCCGGATAAGTCGCGACAGGGACAAGGTCGAGCAGGATGTGCGGGCTCGCCTCATGCTCATCGTCGCCCTGGCAGGTGCCGCCCTTGCGGTGGCCGTGAGCCTGGCCGTCGTACAGTCCCGGAGGCTGACGCTGCCCCTGCAGGACCTGGCGAAGATCGCCGAACGGCTGGGGTCGGGCGACGCGCGGCCGAGCAAACACCGGTACGGCATACCTGAGCTGGACCGGGTGGCACAGGTGCTCGACCGCAGCGCCACCCGCATCTCCGACCTGCTCACGCGCGAGCGCGAGTTCGCCACCGACGCCTCCCACCAGCTCCGCACGCCCTTGACCGGTCTCACCATGCGCCTTGAGGAGATCGTGTCCGCCGCGAACGAGCCCGAAGTCGTACGCGAGGAGGGCGAGGCGGCGATCGTACAGGCGGAGCGGCTCACCGCCGTGATCGACGAGCTGCTGGCCGCGGCCCGGCGTCAGCGCCACGCCCAGGCCGAGCCGATCGCCGTCGACGAGGTCCTCATCCAGCAGGTCAGGGAGTGGGAGCCGGTGTTCAGGGACGCCGGCCGCATCCTGCGCCTGGAGGGCGGGCGCGGGCTGAAGGCGATGGCCACCACCGGCGGATTCGGCCAGGTGATCGCCTCCCTGCTGGAGAACTCACTGCGCCACGGCGGCGGCGCCGTCACCGTCACCGTCACCAGCGGCGACAACTACGTGGTGATCGAGGTGGCCGACGAGGGCCCGGGGATCGCCGACGAGATAGCACCCAAGATCTTCGAGCGGAACGTCAGCGGCGGCGGAGGCACCGGCCTGGGCCTGACGCTCGCCCGCGCGCTGGCCGCCGCCGACGGCGGCCGGTTGGAGCTGATACGGCGCCGCCCCGCCACGTTCGCCATCTTCCTGCGCCCGGCGGAGGACGACGGCAGCAGGAACCGGGTGGTCAGCGGTCCTGCTTGA
- a CDS encoding response regulator transcription factor, with the protein MTCVLLAEDDTSISEPLARALRREGYQVEVSPDGPQALERALSGGIDLIVLDLGLPEMDGLEVARRIRAEGHGTPVLILTARVDEVDTVVGLDAGADDYVTKPFRLAELLARVRALLRRGTSETPVVQGVRIDADSRRAWMGDKELHLTTKEFDLLRVLVRDAGKVVTREQIMREVWDTNWWGSTKTLDMHISWLRRKLGDDAAKPRYITTVRGVGFRFERE; encoded by the coding sequence ATGACCTGCGTACTTCTCGCCGAGGATGACACCTCGATCTCGGAGCCGCTCGCGCGTGCGCTACGCCGCGAGGGCTACCAGGTTGAGGTGAGCCCCGACGGCCCGCAAGCCCTGGAGCGTGCTCTGTCGGGCGGCATCGACCTCATCGTACTTGATCTTGGATTGCCCGAAATGGACGGGCTGGAGGTGGCCCGCCGGATCCGGGCCGAGGGGCACGGCACCCCTGTTCTCATACTCACCGCCCGCGTCGACGAGGTCGACACGGTCGTCGGACTCGACGCCGGCGCGGACGACTACGTGACCAAACCGTTCAGGCTGGCCGAGCTGCTCGCCCGGGTACGGGCGCTGCTTCGCCGCGGGACCTCCGAGACTCCCGTCGTCCAGGGCGTGCGCATCGACGCCGATTCGCGTCGTGCGTGGATGGGAGACAAGGAGCTGCACCTGACGACCAAGGAGTTCGACCTCCTGCGTGTGCTCGTACGTGACGCCGGAAAGGTCGTCACCCGCGAGCAGATCATGCGCGAGGTCTGGGACACGAACTGGTGGGGTTCGACCAAGACACTCGACATGCACATCTCCTGGCTGCGTCGCAAGCTCGGCGACGATGCCGCGAAGCCCCGTTACATCACCACCGTCCGGGGAGTCGGCTTCCGGTTCGAGCGCGAGTAG
- a CDS encoding RICIN domain-containing protein has protein sequence MVAISKKLLAVTATAAVALSLAAAPASAASSRSRLMNAATGLCLAVGKSEVKAGKKVIQWTCSTNKDQQWIYKGRKLVNAKTGMCLAIARGVQVKGKYAIQWPCTDGGAEQEWIYDNQHLRNQATGMCLAVGKGERKPGKWIIQWTCRNITDQSWIMR, from the coding sequence GTGGTCGCAATCTCCAAGAAACTCCTCGCCGTCACCGCCACCGCCGCCGTGGCGCTGTCCCTGGCCGCCGCTCCAGCCTCCGCGGCGAGCAGCAGATCGCGCTTGATGAACGCCGCCACCGGGCTCTGTCTGGCCGTGGGCAAGAGCGAGGTGAAGGCCGGCAAGAAGGTCATCCAGTGGACGTGCTCCACCAACAAGGACCAGCAGTGGATCTACAAGGGCCGCAAGCTCGTCAACGCCAAGACCGGCATGTGCCTGGCGATCGCGCGTGGCGTCCAGGTCAAGGGCAAGTACGCGATCCAGTGGCCGTGCACCGACGGCGGGGCCGAGCAGGAGTGGATCTACGACAACCAGCACCTGCGGAACCAGGCCACCGGGATGTGCCTGGCCGTCGGCAAGGGCGAGCGCAAGCCGGGCAAGTGGATCATCCAGTGGACCTGCCGGAACATCACCGACCAGAGCTGGATCATGCGCTAG
- the bfr gene encoding bacterioferritin, with amino-acid sequence MQGDKQIIELLNEQLTAELTAINQYFLHAKMQENWGYTKLAEHTRAESIDEMRHAERLTDRILFLEGLPNYQRLGTLHIGQTVEEQLRADLEVELSVVQRLRPAIALMREKGDITSARIFEEILEDEESHIDYLETELSLIRSLGEQLYLARYAEPPSSDD; translated from the coding sequence ATGCAGGGCGACAAGCAGATCATCGAGTTGCTCAACGAACAGCTGACCGCCGAGCTCACCGCGATCAACCAGTACTTCCTCCACGCCAAGATGCAGGAGAACTGGGGATACACCAAACTCGCCGAGCACACCCGCGCGGAGTCGATCGACGAGATGCGCCACGCCGAGCGCCTCACCGATCGCATCCTCTTCCTCGAAGGCCTGCCCAATTACCAGCGTCTGGGGACCCTGCACATCGGGCAGACCGTCGAGGAGCAGCTCAGGGCGGACCTTGAGGTCGAGCTCTCCGTCGTGCAGCGCCTGCGCCCGGCGATCGCGCTCATGCGCGAGAAGGGCGACATCACCTCGGCCCGGATCTTCGAGGAGATCCTGGAGGACGAGGAATCGCACATCGACTACCTGGAGACGGAGCTCAGCCTCATCCGGAGCCTGGGTGAGCAGCTGTACCTGGCCCGCTACGCCGAGCCGCCGTCGTCCGACGACTGA
- a CDS encoding (2Fe-2S)-binding protein: MYVCICRAVTENEVHDCIAAGAKSAKQIRDTTGAGGDCARCVRKICAMLKRSEELTTA, from the coding sequence ATGTACGTGTGCATTTGTCGTGCTGTGACGGAGAACGAGGTGCACGACTGCATCGCTGCCGGGGCCAAGAGCGCGAAGCAGATTCGCGACACTACAGGTGCTGGTGGGGACTGTGCCCGATGTGTACGGAAGATCTGTGCAATGCTGAAAAGGTCTGAAGAACTGACGACCGCATAG
- a CDS encoding MBL fold metallo-hydrolase — MIDRVVTSGTFSLDGGTWDVDNNVWLVGDAREVLIIDAAHDAGRIAERVGGRTVKAVVCTHAHNDHINAAKPLADRTGAPIRLHPADQVLWEQQYSDAVPYEPLADGDKIEVGGIALEVLHTPGHSPGAVCLYAPDLGALFSGDTLFKGGPGATGRSYSSFDTIIESIRERLLTLPPETVVHTGHGDSTTIGAEGPHLEEWITRGG, encoded by the coding sequence ATGATCGACAGAGTCGTCACCTCGGGCACGTTCTCGCTGGACGGCGGCACCTGGGACGTCGACAACAACGTCTGGCTGGTCGGCGACGCCCGCGAGGTCCTCATCATCGACGCCGCGCACGACGCCGGGCGGATCGCCGAGCGGGTGGGCGGGCGCACGGTCAAGGCCGTCGTGTGCACCCATGCGCACAACGACCACATCAACGCCGCCAAGCCGCTCGCCGACCGCACCGGCGCGCCGATCCGGCTCCACCCCGCCGACCAGGTGCTGTGGGAGCAGCAGTACAGCGACGCGGTGCCGTACGAGCCGCTGGCCGACGGGGACAAGATCGAGGTGGGCGGGATCGCGCTGGAGGTGCTCCACACGCCGGGCCACTCGCCCGGGGCGGTGTGCCTGTACGCGCCGGACCTCGGTGCCCTGTTCAGCGGCGACACGCTCTTCAAGGGCGGGCCCGGGGCGACCGGCCGGTCGTACAGCTCGTTCGACACGATCATCGAGTCGATCCGGGAGCGGCTGCTGACGCTGCCTCCCGAGACCGTCGTGCACACGGGACACGGCGACTCGACCACGATCGGCGCGGAGGGCCCTCACCTGGAGGAATGGATCACCCGGGGTGGATAG